The genomic segment CTCGCTATGTCGTCGCTATGGACCTGCCGCGACCTGACCTCGCCCGGCAACGTGCTGGCAACCAACGGGCCTGACGGACGTGGCCGCCTGTTTGTGCTCGACAATTGGCAGACCGTGGTGGAGCTCGATGGCGACGGCAAACCGGCCGCCCGGCACCGCCTCGACCTGCCGAAGCAGCCGGAAGAAGCGGTGGTCAGCTTTCTGCGCACGGCGGTCGATGGCCAGGGGCGGCGCTATTTCGCCGGCTCGGCCAACGGCGTGCGGCAGCTTTTCGTATTCGACGCCGATTGGAAGCGGCTGCTGACCTTTCCCACCGACGGCACGCATCCGGGCATCACCGACCTGGTGTTTGCCGATCTCGACGGCGACGGCGCTTTGGAGATCAACGTCGGCTTTTGGGGGCCGGCGGGAGTGCAAAGCGTGTCGCTCGACGGAGAGCGCCGCTGGAAGACCCAGACGTGCGAAAACGTTCTCAAGCTGGCCGCTTTGACGGGCAATTCGGAGGGCCCCGCGGAATTGCTGGCGACGACGGCGATGGGCAGCGTCGTGCCGATCGACAAGCAGGGTCACGAACGAAAGCCGTGGCCCGCCGGCAAACGGTTTGTCCAGCTCGTCTTTACGGCCGACCTCGACGGCGACGGCGCCAGCGAAATCTGCGCGATTGGCCCCAGCCAGACGGGCGACGAGATGCGGCCCGGCGACAACGCCGCGTTCGGTCTCGATCGCACGGGCAAAGTCGTATGGCAATATGACTTGCCGTCCGGCGTGCCCGCCAGCGGAGCTTTGGAATACGTCACCTCCGGCAAACTGGTTGGCGACACGGCTCAATGGGTGATCGCCGGCCCCGACGGCTCGGTCCACATTCTCTCTGCCGATGGCCAGCCCATCGACCGTTTCAACAGCGGCGTCTCGTTGACCGGCCTCGCCGTGGCCCAGTTCGACGGCACGCCGGCGTTGGTCTTCGCTTCGTCCGCAGGCATCGAGGCCCGCCGCTTCGAACAGGCGGATTAGGCATCGGCATCCCGGTGCTATCGATCGCGCGAACGCCGGAGGTAGACCAGGGCCAACCGCCGCTCGTCGTCGGTCCAGGCGTTGTCGATCGTCAGTCGGACCTCGCGGGCCATGCGCTCGACGTCGTTCCAGCCATAGCGCTGCGAGCATTCCGTGCGGACCGCCTCGCCCTGGCGAAAGCGAATCTTGTGGTGATCGATCTTGGCCGTCTGCTCGACCCGGCTCACAAGCTGCAACTCCACGCGCCGCGACGAACGGTTCCAGCAGGCCCGGTGCGCAAAGCGGTCGACACGGAACGTCGCCGAGAACTGCCGATTCAGGCTCACAAGGGCGTTGAGGTTGAAAGACCGCAATCGGTCTCCGTCGAAGTCGTGCAACTCGGAATCGCACCGCAAATCGACGCCCACCACGATGCCGCCGCGTTGGCCGCAAAGGCCCGCGGCGCCTTCCAGCAGACGCATTGCCGACGACGGCGACAGCGTGCTGAACGCCGAGCTCGAAACGTAGACCAGCAAGCGCGTGGCATGCGACCACGCGGCGGGCAAGGCAAAACAACTCGTGAAGTCGGCGCGCACGGGAATGGTCCGCAGCCAGGGCAACGTCCGACGTACGCGGGCCACGCCGAGCTTCAGTGAAGCCAGCGAGGCGTCGACGGCCACATAGGCGGCCGGCCGCGTAAGGGACCGCAACAGCGCCAGTCCCGCCCGCGACGTGCCGCTGCCGTAATCGACGACCACCGACCGCTTGCCGGCCATGCGTCGCAACTCCCTGCCCGACTCGCGGAGCAGTCGGCACTCGCGACGGACGAGCGAGTAGCCCTCCTGCTGGCCAATGCGGTCGAAGAGGCGGACGCCACGCGCATCGTAGAGCAACGACGAGGGAAGCTCCTTCTCGCTCTGAACGAGTCCCCGGACGATTCTCTCCTCCAGGTTCGCCGTGCCGGGCACAAGGTTGTAGAAGCGGACGGGCGATTGGGTGGCTTCGCAGTATCGCATGGTGAAACGCGAATGGGTGCAAAATAGAGAAGCGAGAAAATTCTGCGAAGCAAGGGCCATGCCCTGGTGCTGCCAATCCTGTGTGAAACTTTGAGCGGTTCCTTTATGCATCGCGATGAACTGCTAAGTCACCGGGCGGCACGAAGTTAGGCCGGCGGCAACCCCAGTCGCGAGAAAAAAAGAGGGCGAGTGCGCCACCAAGGGCAGCGCACTCGCTTACCAGACAGCCTGATTCCGGTGGCCCGCCAACGGCCAGGACGTGCCGGTGAAAGCCAGCATTACGTACCGGCATCGGGAGCCGGCGGGGGCGGCGGCGCTTGCGGGGCAGCGGCCGGTGGCGGCCCACTCATGCTGCCTGGAGCATAGCCGGGAGCGCCGCAGCCGGTGCCGGAACCGCTGACCGCGCCGCACGGCCCGGCGGTGCAGCCCGTATACACGGCGCCACAACAGCCGCGATTGCGCCGGTGGTGGCGGCCACCGCAGCGGTGCCGGGCCAAGGCCGTCTGTTCCGGTGCGATCAAGCTCATCGCCACCACGGCAACGAACGCCCCAAACATCAACTTTAGTCGCTTCTGCATTGAAATCCTCCATAACAAAAGGGCCAGTCAACAAAAAAGCCCGCGCGCCGCTCGGGCGCGTGGGCTGTCCTAGCTGAACTCAAAATGGTCCGCTGATTCCCTCACCGGTCACCGGTGTTTGTCGAATCCTAGCCGCCCTGGCCTCAAAGTCAAGCTATTCGGAAAAGTCCGCCCGGTCGGCTACA from the Pirellulales bacterium genome contains:
- a CDS encoding L-histidine N(alpha)-methyltransferase produces the protein MRYCEATQSPVRFYNLVPGTANLEERIVRGLVQSEKELPSSLLYDARGVRLFDRIGQQEGYSLVRRECRLLRESGRELRRMAGKRSVVVDYGSGTSRAGLALLRSLTRPAAYVAVDASLASLKLGVARVRRTLPWLRTIPVRADFTSCFALPAAWSHATRLLVYVSSSAFSTLSPSSAMRLLEGAAGLCGQRGGIVVGVDLRCDSELHDFDGDRLRSFNLNALVSLNRQFSATFRVDRFAHRACWNRSSRRVELQLVSRVEQTAKIDHHKIRFRQGEAVRTECSQRYGWNDVERMAREVRLTIDNAWTDDERRLALVYLRRSRDR